A window of the bacterium genome harbors these coding sequences:
- a CDS encoding protein kinase produces MIGRSLGHFEITAALGAGGMGEVYRATDTKLGREVALKVLPADLAADAGRLARFRREAQTLASLDHPGIVTIHSVEEADGLHFLTMQLVAGRTLTELLAAGALPVPEIRRIGSEVAAALAAAHGKGVIHRDLKPANIMVTPDGRVKVLDFGLARREQATTDATADLTMDMTTREGVVLGTLPYMSPEQVRGETADARSDIFSLGSVLYEMAGGRRPFRGTSALELGSAITRDAPEPLSSVRGDLPVELERIIDRCLAKDPADRFPDMTEVAQALRGDPGFLESASSFPAATGRTPGSRRFLLVAIVAVAVVVAAVGLRTLSDGSGGTGDGGIRSLAVLALDNYSGDPAQDYFAEGMTDGLTAYLARISRLRVISRGSAMQFRGADRPPTPEIARILDVDAVVEGSVVRDGDRVRITAQLIDARADRSLWGESFERSSQDVLALQDELAAAIARAILVQLTPDERSRLQEADAIDPEAYDAYLKGRYFFNRPSDENLQKAIARFEEALAISPGFVPALSGLSDAVLWAGYNEGFLTATEARPRARDAAERAIALDPGSAEAWTSLATFRAWYEYDYAGAEEAYHRAIALNPSYSYARDQFAMALAFQGRFAEANAESRIAIGLDPLNPQVHIDASVGLALSGEIAAATDLVRQAEDLDPTYFFPHWSYGWIAIQDGRPADAIPHFERAKTMGASAFVSAWLAYAFGAVGDAEALAAEREDLAALSLRGQVTAFDQALVALGRGENAQALSFLEQAHATDSQWLGWLKSDRVFAPVRSDARFEALLAKVNLAD; encoded by the coding sequence ATGATCGGCCGGAGCCTGGGCCACTTCGAGATCACGGCAGCGCTCGGCGCCGGGGGCATGGGGGAGGTCTATCGCGCCACCGACACGAAGCTCGGGCGGGAGGTGGCCCTGAAGGTCCTGCCCGCCGATCTCGCGGCCGACGCCGGCCGCCTGGCCCGTTTCCGCCGCGAGGCCCAGACCCTGGCCTCCCTCGATCATCCCGGCATCGTCACGATCCACTCGGTCGAGGAGGCCGACGGCCTGCACTTCCTGACCATGCAGCTGGTCGCGGGGCGCACGCTGACCGAGCTCCTGGCCGCCGGGGCGTTGCCCGTGCCCGAGATCCGGCGCATCGGGAGCGAGGTCGCGGCGGCGTTGGCGGCGGCCCACGGCAAGGGCGTCATCCACCGCGATCTCAAGCCCGCCAACATCATGGTGACGCCCGACGGGCGCGTGAAGGTGCTCGACTTCGGGCTGGCGCGCCGCGAACAGGCCACGACCGACGCGACCGCCGACCTGACCATGGACATGACGACCCGCGAAGGCGTAGTCCTGGGCACGTTGCCCTACATGTCGCCGGAGCAGGTGCGGGGCGAAACGGCCGACGCGCGCTCGGACATCTTCTCCCTCGGTTCGGTGCTGTACGAGATGGCCGGGGGCCGCCGGCCGTTCCGGGGCACGTCGGCCCTGGAGCTCGGTTCGGCCATCACCCGCGACGCGCCGGAACCCCTGAGCTCCGTGCGGGGCGATCTGCCGGTCGAGCTCGAGCGGATCATCGACCGTTGCCTGGCCAAGGATCCGGCCGACCGGTTCCCGGACATGACCGAGGTCGCGCAGGCGCTGAGAGGAGACCCGGGATTCCTGGAATCGGCGTCGTCGTTCCCGGCGGCCACGGGCCGGACCCCGGGCTCGCGTCGCTTCCTGCTGGTCGCCATCGTGGCGGTGGCCGTCGTCGTGGCGGCGGTCGGGCTGCGGACCCTCAGCGACGGCAGCGGCGGGACGGGCGACGGCGGCATCCGCTCCCTGGCCGTTCTCGCCCTGGACAACTACTCGGGTGATCCGGCCCAGGACTACTTCGCCGAGGGCATGACCGACGGCCTGACCGCGTACCTGGCGCGCATCAGCCGCCTGCGGGTGATCTCGCGGGGGTCGGCCATGCAGTTCCGCGGCGCCGACCGGCCGCCCACGCCGGAGATCGCGCGGATCCTCGACGTCGACGCGGTGGTCGAAGGCTCGGTGGTGCGCGACGGCGACCGCGTGCGGATCACCGCCCAGCTGATCGATGCCCGCGCCGACCGCAGCCTGTGGGGCGAGAGCTTCGAGCGCAGTTCGCAGGACGTCCTGGCCCTGCAGGACGAACTGGCGGCCGCCATCGCCCGGGCGATCCTCGTGCAGTTGACCCCGGACGAGCGCTCGCGCCTGCAGGAAGCGGACGCCATCGACCCCGAGGCCTACGACGCCTACCTCAAGGGGCGCTACTTCTTCAACCGGCCCAGCGACGAGAACCTGCAGAAGGCCATCGCGCGCTTCGAGGAGGCGCTCGCCATCAGCCCCGGGTTCGTGCCCGCCCTGTCGGGCCTGTCCGATGCGGTGCTGTGGGCCGGCTACAACGAGGGCTTCCTGACGGCGACCGAGGCGCGGCCCCGGGCGCGCGATGCGGCCGAGCGCGCCATCGCACTCGACCCCGGCTCGGCCGAGGCCTGGACCTCGCTGGCCACCTTCCGGGCCTGGTACGAGTACGACTACGCCGGCGCCGAGGAAGCCTACCATCGGGCCATCGCGCTGAACCCGAGCTACAGCTACGCCCGCGACCAGTTCGCCATGGCCCTCGCCTTCCAGGGGCGCTTCGCGGAGGCGAACGCCGAGAGCCGCATCGCCATCGGGCTCGACCCCCTGAATCCCCAGGTGCACATCGACGCCTCGGTGGGCCTGGCCCTGTCCGGTGAGATCGCCGCGGCGACCGACCTGGTGCGGCAGGCCGAGGATCTCGATCCGACCTATTTCTTTCCCCACTGGAGCTACGGCTGGATCGCCATCCAGGACGGCCGCCCGGCGGATGCGATTCCGCACTTCGAGCGGGCAAAGACCATGGGCGCGTCGGCGTTCGTGTCGGCCTGGCTGGCCTACGCCTTCGGAGCGGTCGGGGACGCGGAGGCGTTGGCCGCCGAACGGGAGGATCTGGCGGCGCTGTCGCTGCGCGGGCAGGTGACGGCCTTCGACCAGGCGCTGGTCGCCCTCGGCCGCGGGGAGAACGCCCAGGCGCTCAGCTTCCTTGAGCAGGCCCACGCCACCGATTCGCAGTGGCTCGGTTGGCTGAAGTCCGACCGCGTCTTCGCGCCGGTGCGTTCGGACGCGCGCTTCGAGGCTCTGCTCGCCAAGGTCAACCTGGCGGACTGA
- a CDS encoding protein kinase, whose translation MIGKTLAHYEIVALLGKGGMGEVYRARDTRLGRDVALKILPAEMANDAERRARFQREASTIAVLNHPNIVTIHSVEEADGVHFLTMELVEGATLAETIPDGGLGPERFLAIAVPLADALASAHGQGIVHRDLKPANIMFDRDGRVKILDFGLAKLTEEASDDGATVTSDGRTMAGQMIGTLAYMSPEQAEGHAVDHRSDLFSLGIVLHQMATGVQPFQGPTFVATLSAILKDTPPPVGERNAALPERVGAVVARCLEKAPDARPRSAAEVRDELQAIQLSTLSGIAAVPAAPARSLRRPAVLVPVAAVVVALVVVGVWWSRNAQQGRWARDEALPAIAAIIDEKAGDDSAANWEAFQLDRQAFPHAPDDPRWAQLRPSYSKDLTVLSEPAGARVFARPYGVPDAPWEDLGTTTVEAAPFASGVICLKLEKDGFETVEDIVWNRYFRTDDRPYGLQPAGSVPAGMVWASAAGPQLFIDAAPAGVHLPGIEHLPRQELGDFLIDRYEVSNRAYQAFVDAGGYADPAFWQEPFVDGDRELSFDEARARFTDRTGQPGPATWEVGRFPEGRGDDPVSGLSWFEAMAYAAFAGHSLPTIYHWDRVALTWASNEIVPFSNLAGTGIRPTGSPRALNRYGACDLGGNVREWCVNPDNRGGRFILGGGWNDPAYAFNDAYAQSPWDRSETNGLRGIATVATSAANDALDDLIELPFRDFAAEPKVSDETFALFRNQFRYDSTPLNAELVETREEDYYTRERIVFDAAYGGESMAAYLFLPKIGAPPYQTVVYFPGSGAIHTRSSDDLSPRRIDYIVKSGRALLWPVYKSTFERGDGLASDYPDETANWKDHMIMWGKDIRRSIDYLETRDDIDAERLAFLGISWGAAMGPVMMAVEPRFKAGIVGVAGLNFQRALPEVDEVHYLQRVTIPVLMLNGKYDFFFPYETSQLPYFELMGTPAEHKRLVLHEAGHSFPRTEAARESIAWLDRYLGEVK comes from the coding sequence ATGATCGGCAAGACCCTGGCCCACTACGAGATCGTGGCCCTGCTCGGCAAGGGCGGCATGGGCGAGGTGTACCGCGCCCGCGACACCCGCCTCGGCCGCGACGTCGCCCTGAAGATCCTGCCGGCCGAGATGGCGAACGACGCCGAACGCCGCGCGCGGTTCCAGCGCGAGGCCTCGACCATCGCGGTGCTGAACCACCCCAACATCGTGACCATCCACTCGGTCGAGGAGGCGGACGGCGTCCACTTCCTGACCATGGAACTGGTGGAGGGCGCGACCCTGGCCGAGACGATCCCCGACGGGGGCCTCGGACCGGAACGCTTCCTCGCCATCGCGGTGCCCCTGGCCGACGCCCTGGCCAGCGCCCACGGGCAGGGCATCGTGCACCGCGACCTGAAGCCCGCCAACATCATGTTCGACCGCGACGGCCGCGTGAAGATCCTGGACTTCGGCCTGGCCAAGCTCACCGAGGAGGCGTCCGACGACGGCGCCACCGTAACCTCGGACGGCCGCACCATGGCCGGCCAGATGATCGGCACCCTGGCCTACATGTCGCCGGAGCAGGCCGAGGGCCACGCCGTCGACCACCGGTCGGATCTCTTCTCCCTGGGCATCGTGCTCCACCAGATGGCCACCGGCGTGCAGCCTTTCCAGGGGCCCACCTTCGTGGCCACGCTATCGGCGATCCTGAAGGACACGCCGCCTCCCGTCGGCGAACGCAACGCCGCGCTGCCCGAGCGCGTGGGCGCCGTCGTGGCCCGCTGCCTCGAGAAGGCGCCGGACGCGCGGCCCCGCAGCGCCGCCGAGGTGCGCGACGAACTGCAGGCGATCCAGCTGTCGACCCTGTCCGGCATCGCCGCCGTGCCCGCCGCCCCGGCGCGAAGTCTCCGCCGGCCCGCGGTGCTGGTGCCCGTCGCGGCCGTCGTGGTCGCGCTGGTCGTGGTCGGCGTGTGGTGGAGCCGGAACGCGCAGCAGGGGCGCTGGGCGCGGGACGAGGCCCTGCCCGCCATCGCGGCGATCATCGACGAGAAGGCCGGCGACGACAGCGCGGCCAACTGGGAGGCCTTCCAGCTCGACCGCCAGGCCTTTCCCCACGCCCCCGACGATCCGCGCTGGGCGCAGCTGCGGCCCAGCTACAGCAAGGACCTGACGGTGCTGTCCGAGCCGGCGGGCGCCCGGGTCTTCGCCCGCCCCTACGGCGTCCCGGACGCTCCGTGGGAGGATCTCGGCACGACCACCGTCGAGGCGGCGCCCTTCGCCTCGGGCGTGATCTGCCTGAAGCTGGAGAAGGACGGCTTCGAAACCGTCGAGGACATCGTCTGGAACCGCTACTTCCGGACCGACGACCGGCCCTACGGCCTGCAGCCGGCGGGCTCGGTGCCCGCGGGCATGGTGTGGGCGTCGGCGGCGGGTCCGCAGCTCTTCATCGACGCCGCGCCGGCCGGCGTGCACCTGCCGGGCATCGAGCACCTGCCGCGCCAGGAGCTGGGCGACTTCCTCATCGACCGCTACGAGGTGAGCAACCGGGCGTACCAGGCCTTCGTCGACGCGGGAGGCTACGCGGACCCCGCCTTCTGGCAGGAGCCCTTCGTCGACGGCGACCGCGAGCTCTCCTTCGACGAGGCCCGCGCGCGGTTCACCGACCGCACCGGGCAGCCGGGACCCGCCACCTGGGAGGTGGGCCGCTTCCCCGAGGGCCGCGGCGACGACCCGGTGTCCGGCCTGAGCTGGTTCGAGGCCATGGCCTATGCCGCCTTCGCCGGGCACAGCCTGCCGACGATCTACCACTGGGACCGCGTGGCCCTGACCTGGGCGAGCAACGAGATCGTGCCGTTCAGCAACCTGGCCGGCACCGGCATCCGACCCACGGGATCGCCGCGGGCGCTGAACCGGTACGGCGCCTGCGACCTGGGCGGTAACGTGCGCGAGTGGTGCGTCAATCCGGACAACCGCGGCGGCCGCTTCATCCTGGGCGGGGGCTGGAACGATCCGGCCTACGCCTTCAACGACGCCTACGCCCAGTCGCCGTGGGACCGCTCCGAGACCAACGGCCTGCGCGGCATCGCCACCGTCGCCACCAGCGCGGCGAACGACGCGCTCGACGACCTGATCGAGCTGCCCTTCCGCGACTTCGCCGCCGAGCCGAAGGTGTCCGACGAGACGTTCGCCCTCTTCCGGAACCAGTTCCGCTACGACTCGACGCCGCTGAACGCCGAACTCGTCGAGACGCGGGAGGAGGACTACTACACGCGCGAGAGGATCGTCTTCGACGCGGCGTACGGGGGCGAGTCCATGGCGGCGTACCTGTTCCTGCCGAAGATCGGTGCACCGCCCTACCAGACGGTGGTGTATTTCCCGGGGTCCGGGGCGATCCACACGCGGTCGAGCGACGACCTCTCCCCGCGCCGCATCGACTACATCGTCAAGAGCGGCCGGGCCCTGCTGTGGCCCGTCTACAAGAGCACCTTCGAGCGCGGCGACGGCCTGGCGTCGGACTACCCCGACGAGACGGCCAACTGGAAGGACCACATGATCATGTGGGGCAAGGACATCCGGCGATCGATCGACTACCTCGAGACCCGCGACGACATCGACGCCGAACGGCTCGCCTTCCTCGGCATCAGCTGGGGCGCGGCCATGGGGCCGGTCATGATGGCCGTCGAGCCGCGCTTCAAGGCCGGGATCGTGGGGGTGGCGGGCCTGAACTTCCAGCGCGCCCTGCCCGAGGTCGACGAGGTGCACTACCTGCAGCGGGTGACGATCCCGGTGCTCATGCTCAACGGCAAGTACGACTTCTTCTTCCCCTACGAGACGTCCCAGCTGCCCTACTTCGAGCTGATGGGCACGCCGGCCGAGCACAAGCGGCTGGTGCTGCACGAGGCGGGGCACTCGTTCCCGCGCACGGAGGCGGCGCGCGAGTCGATCGCGTGGCTGGACAGGTATCTGGGCGAGGTGAAGTAG
- a CDS encoding 2OG-Fe(II) oxygenase, producing the protein MATPLLHVGDVIAADLDRQGWSVQRDFLAPPAAAALHDRALAWWRDGEFRPAYVGRGPSRRLDESVRTDHVRWLDFATGGRFRDVYDTWYEPLRQALNRRLYLGLFDFEAHVTMYPPGSFYVRHLDRFRDAPHRAVTAILYLNPAWTPDDGGALRLHLPGPDGGEIPHDVVPQAGTLVTFLSAEIPHEVLPTRRERLSFTGWFCTRR; encoded by the coding sequence ATGGCGACCCCCCTTCTCCACGTCGGCGACGTCATCGCGGCCGATCTCGACCGCCAGGGCTGGTCCGTCCAGCGGGACTTCCTGGCGCCGCCGGCGGCCGCCGCCCTGCACGACCGCGCCCTCGCCTGGTGGCGCGACGGCGAGTTCCGCCCCGCGTACGTGGGCCGCGGGCCGTCCCGGCGCCTGGACGAGTCGGTGCGCACCGACCACGTGCGTTGGCTCGACTTCGCCACCGGCGGCCGCTTCCGCGACGTCTACGACACCTGGTACGAGCCCCTGCGCCAGGCCTTGAACCGCCGGCTCTATCTCGGCCTGTTCGACTTCGAGGCGCACGTCACCATGTACCCCCCGGGCAGCTTCTACGTGCGCCACCTGGACCGCTTCCGGGATGCGCCCCACCGCGCCGTCACCGCCATCCTCTACCTGAATCCCGCCTGGACGCCGGACGACGGAGGCGCCCTGCGGCTGCACCTGCCCGGGCCGGACGGCGGGGAGATCCCCCACGACGTCGTGCCGCAGGCCGGGACGCTGGTCACCTTCCTGAGCGCGGAGATCCCCCACGAGGTGCTGCCCACCCGTCGCGAGCGCCTGAGCTTCACCGGGTGGTTCTGCACGCGGCGGTAG
- a CDS encoding 4Fe-4S dicluster domain-containing protein has translation MAHRTVKSGYADLVARLNRAPQGAPPSQLLNRILAMLMSEREAGLLALLPIKPFTARRAARIWKLPEAETRTILERLAGRALLVDVERHGRSVYTLPPPMAGFFEFSLMRTRGDLDQKILSELFHQYLNVEEDFVKALFTEGETQLGRVFVQEPVLTSDLAAHVLDYERASEVIETATHIGVGLCYCRHKQEHLGGACDAPMDICMTFNGSAESLTKHGHARAIDKAECRALLDEAYDRGLVQFGENVQRKVNFICNCCGCCCEALQAQKRFTHLHPVHTTNFIPDLDATACNGCGRCVDACPVEALALVSANDPGKPRRRAARLLEDACLGCGVCVRACAQDALKLKPRAARVLTPVNNAHRYVLMAVERGKLQDLIFDNRVLWSHRALAALLGAVLKLPPVKRAMASEQMKSRYLEAVTARRAE, from the coding sequence ATGGCCCACCGCACCGTCAAGTCCGGCTACGCCGACCTGGTCGCGCGTCTCAACCGGGCGCCCCAGGGCGCCCCGCCGTCGCAGCTCCTGAATCGCATCCTGGCGATGCTCATGAGCGAGCGCGAGGCCGGCCTGCTGGCCCTGCTGCCCATCAAGCCCTTCACCGCGCGCCGGGCCGCGCGCATCTGGAAGCTGCCCGAGGCCGAGACCCGCACCATCCTCGAGCGGCTCGCCGGGCGCGCCCTGCTGGTCGACGTCGAGCGCCACGGCCGCTCGGTCTACACCCTGCCGCCGCCCATGGCCGGCTTCTTCGAGTTCTCGCTGATGCGCACCCGCGGCGACCTCGACCAGAAGATCCTCAGCGAGCTCTTCCACCAGTACCTGAACGTGGAAGAGGACTTCGTGAAGGCCCTCTTCACCGAGGGCGAGACCCAGCTGGGACGGGTCTTCGTGCAGGAACCGGTGCTCACCAGCGACCTCGCCGCCCACGTGCTCGACTACGAGCGGGCCAGCGAGGTGATCGAGACGGCGACCCACATCGGCGTGGGCCTGTGCTACTGCCGGCACAAGCAGGAGCACCTGGGCGGGGCCTGCGACGCGCCCATGGACATCTGCATGACCTTCAACGGCTCGGCCGAGTCGCTGACCAAGCACGGCCATGCCCGCGCCATCGACAAGGCCGAATGCCGCGCGCTGCTGGACGAGGCCTACGACCGGGGCCTGGTGCAGTTCGGCGAGAACGTGCAGCGGAAGGTGAACTTCATCTGCAACTGCTGCGGGTGCTGCTGCGAGGCGCTGCAGGCGCAGAAGCGGTTCACGCACCTGCACCCGGTGCACACGACGAACTTCATCCCCGACCTCGACGCGACCGCCTGCAACGGGTGCGGCAGGTGCGTCGACGCCTGCCCGGTCGAGGCCCTGGCGCTGGTTTCGGCGAACGATCCGGGAAAGCCGCGGCGCCGCGCCGCGCGGCTGCTGGAGGACGCCTGCCTGGGGTGCGGCGTGTGCGTGCGCGCATGCGCGCAGGACGCGCTGAAGCTGAAGCCCCGCGCCGCCCGCGTGCTCACACCCGTGAACAACGCCCACCGCTACGTGCTGATGGCCGTCGAACGCGGCAAGCTGCAGGACCTGATCTTCGACAACCGGGTGCTGTGGAGCCACCGCGCGCTGGCGGCGCTGCTGGGCGCGGTGCTGAAACTGCCGCCCGTGAAGCGGGCGATGGCGAGCGAGCAGATGAAGTCGCGGTATCTCGAGGCGGTGACGGCGCGGCGGGCGGAGTAG
- a CDS encoding methyltransferase domain-containing protein has protein sequence MKNLLLILAVCLLAAPGIAQEGHEHQPGHGGGSHNDQYTDPELDVDRMVQRFENESREVFALREQIVAAAGIAPGDVVADVGAGTGAFLAPLVAAVGENGHVIDVEISIRFVEHLREVANTGGWDNVTVVYSSFTSATLPPASVDRMIVVDTYHHFDDYQAMLASMFRALRPGGVMTVVDFDRHEGAREWIQGHVRASKDVFRGEIEAAGFTFLDEVTIPGMEENFVFRFRKP, from the coding sequence GTGAAGAACCTGCTGCTGATCCTCGCCGTCTGCCTGCTCGCCGCCCCCGGAATCGCCCAGGAGGGGCATGAACACCAGCCCGGCCACGGCGGCGGCTCCCACAACGACCAGTACACGGACCCCGAACTGGACGTCGACCGCATGGTCCAGCGTTTCGAGAACGAGAGCCGCGAGGTCTTCGCCCTGCGCGAGCAGATCGTCGCGGCGGCCGGCATCGCGCCGGGCGACGTCGTGGCCGACGTGGGCGCCGGCACCGGGGCCTTCCTCGCGCCCCTGGTCGCGGCGGTCGGCGAGAACGGCCACGTCATCGACGTCGAGATCTCCATCCGCTTCGTCGAGCACCTGCGCGAGGTCGCGAACACCGGCGGCTGGGACAACGTCACCGTCGTCTACAGCTCGTTCACCTCGGCCACCCTGCCGCCCGCCTCGGTCGACAGGATGATCGTCGTCGACACCTACCATCACTTCGACGACTACCAGGCGATGCTGGCCTCCATGTTCCGCGCCCTGCGCCCCGGCGGCGTGATGACCGTGGTCGACTTCGACCGCCACGAGGGCGCCCGCGAGTGGATCCAGGGCCACGTCCGCGCTTCGAAGGACGTCTTCCGCGGCGAGATCGAGGCCGCCGGCTTCACCTTCCTCGACGAAGTCACGATCCCGGGCATGGAGGAGAACTTCGTGTTCCGCTTCCGCAAGCCGTGA
- a CDS encoding amino acid permease, giving the protein MSGTSGRPFGPGTLAALVVANMIGAGVFTTSGFTLADLGSPGRVLAAWAVGGVIAVCGAVGYGALARRLTESGGEYLFLARVLHPAAGFVAGWISLLAGFTGAIAFAAHAFESYVRPADSAVPPNLIAVAAILVATAVHAVRARFGAFGQNGIVVVKLVVLAVFVGLAGARWAGAAPDWPTCTPQEFSLAAFAGALVWISLSYSGFNAAVYVAGEARDPARTVPAAMLRATIAVTLVYLALNLVFVGFVPCADVQGRPDVAVAAASSLLGDAGARLVRAVVALALLSSVSSMIMAGPRVFARMADDGVFPAALRFRGETPAAAIAVQAALAIVLVLVSDLRSLLGYLGLTLSLSAALTVSCVFVLRRRHGTAAVPVTGSVVLPGIYVVATVTLAVLAAGRQPQEWLAAGVTVASGLIAWRLIGRRGTSRGRGPNGLP; this is encoded by the coding sequence GTGAGCGGAACCTCCGGTCGACCGTTCGGCCCCGGCACCCTCGCCGCCCTCGTGGTGGCGAACATGATCGGGGCCGGCGTCTTCACCACCTCGGGCTTCACCCTGGCCGACCTCGGCTCGCCCGGGCGCGTGCTCGCGGCCTGGGCCGTCGGCGGGGTGATCGCCGTGTGCGGCGCCGTGGGCTACGGCGCCCTGGCCCGCCGCCTGACCGAGTCGGGCGGTGAGTACCTCTTCCTCGCCCGGGTGCTGCACCCGGCTGCCGGCTTCGTGGCCGGTTGGATCTCCCTGCTCGCCGGCTTCACCGGCGCCATCGCCTTCGCCGCCCACGCCTTCGAGAGCTACGTGCGGCCCGCCGACTCGGCCGTGCCGCCGAACCTGATCGCCGTGGCCGCGATCCTCGTCGCCACCGCCGTGCACGCGGTGCGGGCGCGCTTCGGCGCCTTCGGCCAGAACGGGATCGTGGTGGTGAAGCTGGTCGTGCTGGCCGTCTTCGTCGGGTTGGCGGGGGCGCGGTGGGCGGGCGCCGCACCGGACTGGCCGACCTGCACGCCGCAGGAGTTCAGCCTCGCCGCGTTCGCCGGCGCGCTGGTCTGGATCTCCCTCAGCTACTCGGGCTTCAACGCCGCGGTGTACGTGGCGGGCGAGGCGCGCGACCCGGCGCGCACGGTGCCGGCGGCGATGCTGCGGGCCACCATTGCCGTCACCCTCGTCTATCTCGCGCTCAATCTCGTCTTCGTGGGTTTCGTGCCGTGCGCCGACGTGCAGGGCCGGCCCGACGTGGCCGTGGCCGCCGCGTCGAGCCTGCTCGGCGACGCAGGCGCGCGCCTGGTGCGCGCCGTCGTGGCCCTCGCCCTGCTCAGTTCGGTCTCGTCGATGATCATGGCCGGGCCGCGGGTCTTCGCCCGCATGGCCGACGACGGGGTCTTCCCGGCGGCGCTGCGCTTCCGCGGCGAGACGCCCGCGGCGGCCATCGCGGTGCAGGCCGCCCTGGCGATCGTGCTGGTGCTCGTGTCGGACCTGCGCTCGCTGCTCGGCTACCTGGGCCTGACGCTTTCCCTCTCGGCGGCGCTCACCGTGAGCTGCGTCTTCGTACTGCGCCGGCGGCACGGCACCGCGGCGGTGCCGGTGACGGGTTCGGTCGTCCTGCCGGGGATCTACGTGGTCGCCACCGTGACGCTGGCCGTGCTGGCCGCCGGACGCCAGCCGCAGGAGTGGCTCGCCGCGGGGGTGACGGTGGCCAGCGGCCTGATCGCCTGGCGGCTGATCGGGCGCCGTGGAACCTCCCGGGGGCGTGGGCCTAACGGTCTCCCGTGA